One segment of Erigeron canadensis isolate Cc75 chromosome 2, C_canadensis_v1, whole genome shotgun sequence DNA contains the following:
- the LOC122587386 gene encoding plant UBX domain-containing protein 1-like isoform X1: protein MLADSPPFSPFKRTRFAIPDPMDTQLATEKLAAAKQIYGREMRVFETTTPTVSQPSNDTSNSDDLDDLEFSTEDYYRILATKKEDKYLKTKKIRDAETAARRSKITKAVVRVRFPDNHTLEATFNPSETMQSLFDLIVKVVARPDLPFYLYTVPPKKRITNMSQDFYSAGFAPGAIVYFSYDLPQGVDTAQLSFLKDDVMSLKGLELLSVQNPVPEQPAPETFVAVVPPAQKPATEKKMVKPKWLKM from the exons ATGCTAGCCGATTCTCCGCCATTTTCTCCTTTCAAACGAACTAGATTTGCTATTCCCGATCCAATGGACACTCAACTCGCCACG GAAAAGCTTGCTGCTGCTAAACAGATTTACGGCCGAGAAATGCGTGTTTTCGAGACCACAACCCCTACGGTTTCTCAACCGTCTAATGACACTTCCAACAGCG ATGACCTAGATGACTTGGAGTTTAGTACCGAAGATTATTATCGTATATTAGCTACCAAAAAGGAAG ATAAGTATTTGAAGACGAAAAAGATTCGAGATGCAGAAACAGCAGCTAGGAGATCCAAAATTACCAAG GCCGTGGTTCGTGTAAGGTTCCCAGATAACCACACATTGGAAGCGACATTTAATCCATCAGAGACAATGCAAAGCTTATTTGATCTTATTGTGAAAGTTGTGGCTCGACCTGACCTTCCTTTCTATTTGT ATACTGTTCCTCCAAAAAAGAGAATCACAAACATGTCTCAGGACTTCTATTCTGCTGGCTTTGCTCCTGGTGCGATTGTCTATTTCTCGTATGACCTGCCACAAG GTGTTGATACTGCACAACTTTCATTTCTTAAAGATGATGTAATGTCTTTGAAGGGTCTAGAGCTCCTATCTGTGCAGAATCCTGTGCCTGAACAACCTGCTCCTGAAACTTTTGTGGCTGTCGTTCCTCCAGCACAAAAGCCAGCTACTGAGAAGAAGATGGTCAAGCCAAAGTGGTTGAAAATGTGA
- the LOC122587386 gene encoding plant UBX domain-containing protein 1-like isoform X2, which translates to MLADSPPFSPFKRTRFAIPDPMDTQLATIYGREMRVFETTTPTVSQPSNDTSNSDDLDDLEFSTEDYYRILATKKEDKYLKTKKIRDAETAARRSKITKAVVRVRFPDNHTLEATFNPSETMQSLFDLIVKVVARPDLPFYLYTVPPKKRITNMSQDFYSAGFAPGAIVYFSYDLPQGVDTAQLSFLKDDVMSLKGLELLSVQNPVPEQPAPETFVAVVPPAQKPATEKKMVKPKWLKM; encoded by the exons ATGCTAGCCGATTCTCCGCCATTTTCTCCTTTCAAACGAACTAGATTTGCTATTCCCGATCCAATGGACACTCAACTCGCCACG ATTTACGGCCGAGAAATGCGTGTTTTCGAGACCACAACCCCTACGGTTTCTCAACCGTCTAATGACACTTCCAACAGCG ATGACCTAGATGACTTGGAGTTTAGTACCGAAGATTATTATCGTATATTAGCTACCAAAAAGGAAG ATAAGTATTTGAAGACGAAAAAGATTCGAGATGCAGAAACAGCAGCTAGGAGATCCAAAATTACCAAG GCCGTGGTTCGTGTAAGGTTCCCAGATAACCACACATTGGAAGCGACATTTAATCCATCAGAGACAATGCAAAGCTTATTTGATCTTATTGTGAAAGTTGTGGCTCGACCTGACCTTCCTTTCTATTTGT ATACTGTTCCTCCAAAAAAGAGAATCACAAACATGTCTCAGGACTTCTATTCTGCTGGCTTTGCTCCTGGTGCGATTGTCTATTTCTCGTATGACCTGCCACAAG GTGTTGATACTGCACAACTTTCATTTCTTAAAGATGATGTAATGTCTTTGAAGGGTCTAGAGCTCCTATCTGTGCAGAATCCTGTGCCTGAACAACCTGCTCCTGAAACTTTTGTGGCTGTCGTTCCTCCAGCACAAAAGCCAGCTACTGAGAAGAAGATGGTCAAGCCAAAGTGGTTGAAAATGTGA